A genomic region of Cannabis sativa cultivar Pink pepper isolate KNU-18-1 chromosome 1, ASM2916894v1, whole genome shotgun sequence contains the following coding sequences:
- the LOC133039908 gene encoding uncharacterized protein LOC133039908 has translation MTFLKSAPVLKIKQKGGTPASSPVVAQKRKSDVMTTLAADSSKKLAKTTQDKGKKVVIDSPVRPRDFLAMQEKLLAEIPYEELVSRSTELAAQSVALFMKAVATPSKETDSLKRQNAHFQENIKRLKQEVAKMEELHKELEEVNRAKEQLELELKKSQDTIAEMARDLEAERESGKKQYDQAVSDYIYTTLSKVPDFDFSLLGDEAAEMAEAFRSMSPTRTQGNLPDEIEGVQAEEVENEVVSKIVDEAAPDETTPAA, from the coding sequence ATGACTTTCttgaagtctgcccctgtcctgaagatcaagcaAAAGGGTGGAACACCGGCATCTTCACCAGTCGtcgcccagaagaggaagagcgatgtgatgaCTACGCTCGCTGCAGATTCCTCCAAGAAGTTGGCCAAGACCACTCAGGATAAGGGGAAGAAGGTTGTCATTGATTCTCCGGTTCGCCCTCGCGACTTCCTGGCCATGCAGGAAAAATTACTGGCCGAGATTCCTTATGAGGAACTTGTTTCTCGATCTACTGAACTGGCCGCACAATCTGTGGCTTTGTTTATGAAAGCCGTGGCCACGCCTTCGAAGGAAActgactcgctgaagaggcagaacgcTCATTTTCAGGAAAACATAAAGAGGCTGAAGCAGGAGGTGGCCAAGATGGAGGAACTTCACAAGGAGCTCGAGGAAGTCAACAGGGCCAAAGAACAGTTGGAGCTCGAGCTCAAGAAGTCGCAGGACACAATCGCTGAGATGGCTCGCGACTTAGAGgctgagagagagagtgggaaaAAACAGTATGATCAGGCTGTGTCTGATTACATTTATACTACTCTCTCCAAGGTCcctgacttcgacttctcgctgCTTGGAGATGAAGCTGCTGAAATGGCTGAAGCCTTTCGCTCGATGTCTCCTACCCGGACTCAAGGCAACCTTCCAGATGAAATCGAGGGAGTACAGGCTGAGGAGGTCGAGAATGAAGTTGTGAGCAAGATCGTGGATGAGGCTGCTCCTGATGAGACTACTCCCGCtgcttga